A single genomic interval of Fundulus heteroclitus isolate FHET01 unplaced genomic scaffold, MU-UCD_Fhet_4.1 scaffold_141, whole genome shotgun sequence harbors:
- the LOC105934199 gene encoding uncharacterized protein LOC105934199, whose product MQLQKSEMVPLASSLRTVCCLLLMPGFLGAKSLMKAKISDGNLVRIGSAEANDFLTNSRLKRNVDPKWYRKDPDFQSYYRFYNSIGHTEGLYEIDRIRILYQQMRHLELSNDPDAAIYQNKMGVIASTAGPTATARRPASPAAPAPAPDPLDDAQKIYLCNPKDPLCKPQIVYLPTGAVPILCDPRFNPACRPKTEKEVESAAPPKPTPAAPAPGEPHPPAAPPSVVKGTESDCDPYWDPDCLVDQRRRPEQEGSSPAASGDKLEPEEETTDEGDVPVFSTAAKNKSPYPYFDPYDFNRDLFDPFRYAEPAPNPQ is encoded by the exons ATGCAGCTACAG AAGTCAGAGATGGTTCCCCTGGCTTCCTCGTTGAGAACAGTCTGCTGCCTGTTGTTAATGCCAG GGTTCTTGGGAGCAAAATCTCTGATGAAAGCAAAAATCTCTGATG GAAATCTTGTCAGGATTGGCTCTGCTGAAGCAAATGATTTCCTGACGAACTCTCGACTGAAACGGAACGTTGATCCGAAATGGTACAGAAAGGACCCTGACTTCCAGTCCTACTACCGCTTCTACAACAGCATTGGACACACCGAAGGA CTTTATGAGATTGACCGGATCAGGATATTGTATCAGCAGATGCGTCACCTGGAGCTGAGCAATGACCCCGACGCGGCCATCTACCAAAACAAAATGGGTGTTATCGCCAGCACCGCAGGACCGACTGCGACAGCCCGTCGTCCTGCATCACCCGCCGCCCCTGCTCCCGCGCCAGACCCACTGGACGACGCTCAGAAGATCTACCTGTGCAACCCCAAGGACCCTCTGTGCAAACCTCAGATTGTCTACCTGCCGACGGGAGCCGTCCCCATACTCTGTGACCCCAGGTTCAACCCCGCGTGCAGGCCCAAAACAGAAAAGGAGGTCGAATCTGCTGCTCCGCCCAAACCCACCCCGGCCGCTCCTGCTCCTGGAGAGCCTCACCCACCTGCCGCTCCTCCGTCCGTAGTGAAAGGGACGGAGTCTGACTGTGACCCGTACTGGGATCCAGACTGCCTCGTCGACCAGCGTCGCCGTCCTGAACAGGAAGGATCATCTCCAGCAGCATCCGGAGACAAACTGGAGCCAGAGGAGGAGACAACAGATGAAGGGGATGTCCCTGTGTTTTCAACTGCAGCCAAAAACAAAAGCCCCTACCCTTATTTTGACCCTTATGACTTCAATCGGGACCTGTTTGACCCCTTTCGTTATGCTGAGCCGGCTCCCAATCCGCAGTAA